One Luoshenia tenuis DNA window includes the following coding sequences:
- a CDS encoding MFS transporter, with the protein MKKDKHTGPKWMFGRDFTLMVAGQIISLFGNAILRFALSVAVLDMTGSAAAFASIAALSMLPTILLSPLGGVLADRVSRKGIMAALDFITAAVLASFALIFRQTPTTAAIGGVMVLLSVIQSFYQPSVQASIPSLVDERGLMSANGIVAQVNALANLLGPILGGLLYGVFGLYPVLYVGIICFFLSAVMECFLHIPFIRQQNRGGVLQTIKGDFTDALRYMVRQGEGLMSLLFLVAGINLFLSAMVVVGLPYLVKIFLGLSSQMYGLAEGAMGIGSILGGVLAGAVAKKLKFSASHLLLLLAGIAALPLGAAVLHNGWPMGSFALILLSVAGMMCCATLFSVYAQTTLQQLTPASLLGKISSVVTVICMCAFPLGQALYGALFDWAKQYAFIVVLFAGLASVVIALLSKGVLLRISQRLPQQTEGQPL; encoded by the coding sequence ATGAAAAAAGATAAACACACAGGCCCAAAATGGATGTTCGGCCGGGATTTTACCCTCATGGTAGCCGGACAGATCATCTCCCTTTTCGGCAATGCCATCCTACGGTTCGCCCTCTCGGTAGCGGTATTGGATATGACCGGTTCGGCCGCAGCCTTTGCCAGCATCGCTGCGCTAAGCATGCTGCCTACCATCCTTTTATCTCCGCTGGGCGGCGTGCTGGCCGATCGCGTCAGCCGCAAGGGCATTATGGCGGCGCTGGATTTCATTACAGCCGCGGTATTGGCGTCCTTTGCGCTGATCTTTCGTCAAACTCCTACCACCGCGGCCATCGGCGGCGTCATGGTTCTACTTTCGGTGATCCAGTCCTTTTATCAGCCCTCCGTTCAGGCCAGCATCCCCTCCCTTGTAGATGAACGTGGTTTGATGAGTGCCAACGGCATCGTAGCACAGGTAAACGCGCTGGCCAATTTGCTAGGTCCAATCCTGGGCGGGCTGCTTTATGGCGTATTTGGCCTTTATCCCGTTTTGTATGTGGGGATCATTTGCTTTTTCTTATCGGCTGTAATGGAGTGTTTTTTGCATATCCCCTTTATCCGCCAACAAAATCGCGGCGGTGTGCTGCAAACCATCAAGGGCGATTTTACCGATGCGCTGCGCTATATGGTACGCCAGGGCGAGGGATTAATGTCCCTACTGTTTTTGGTGGCGGGCATCAACCTGTTTCTCTCGGCCATGGTAGTGGTCGGCCTGCCCTATCTGGTCAAGATCTTCCTGGGACTTTCCAGCCAAATGTATGGTCTGGCAGAGGGGGCTATGGGCATCGGCTCGATCCTGGGCGGCGTGTTGGCCGGTGCGGTCGCCAAAAAGCTTAAATTCTCCGCCTCTCACCTGCTATTACTGCTCGCCGGTATCGCGGCTCTTCCGCTAGGGGCAGCAGTATTGCATAACGGTTGGCCGATGGGTTCATTTGCCCTGATCCTTTTGAGCGTTGCCGGGATGATGTGCTGCGCAACGCTGTTTTCGGTCTATGCACAAACGACCCTGCAGCAGCTGACGCCCGCCTCGCTTTTGGGTAAAATATCTTCTGTGGTCACGGTCATCTGCATGTGCGCCTTCCCGCTGGGGCAGGCGTTGTACGGCGCCCTGTTCGATTGGGCGAAACAATACGCCTTTATCGTAGTGCTCTTTGCCGGCCTGGCCAGTGTGGTCATCGCGCTGCTATCTAAGGGTGTGCTGCTGCGGATCAGCCAGCGCCTGCCCCAGCAGACAGAAGGTCAGCCCCTATGA